In one window of Bdellovibrio bacteriovorus W DNA:
- a CDS encoding PfpI family intracellular peptidase (COG0693 Putative intracellular protease/amidase) → MKTYKAAILAADGFEQSELFEPLEALRQAGVEVKIVSLKSGEIKGWNHTEWGKKVSVDMTVTECRPEDFDALILPGGLMSPDILRQDIGAVGLISTFAEQGKVIAAICHAPWLLIEADLVEDRNITSYRSVKTDLLNAGAHWKNEAVVVDAGIITSRGPEDIPAFCKKILEEMKEGAQHHLSLRRHQKRPGEKHLQI, encoded by the coding sequence ATGAAAACCTATAAAGCGGCTATCCTGGCAGCCGATGGCTTTGAGCAATCGGAACTCTTTGAACCTCTTGAAGCCCTTCGCCAAGCTGGTGTCGAAGTTAAAATCGTTTCTCTAAAATCAGGCGAGATCAAAGGCTGGAACCACACAGAGTGGGGAAAGAAAGTTTCGGTGGATATGACTGTGACGGAATGTCGACCTGAAGATTTCGATGCGCTCATTTTACCAGGAGGCCTTATGAGTCCCGACATTCTTCGACAGGATATCGGCGCCGTGGGACTCATTTCTACATTTGCTGAGCAGGGAAAAGTCATCGCAGCGATCTGCCACGCCCCTTGGCTTCTGATTGAAGCAGACCTCGTTGAGGATCGAAATATAACGAGCTATCGCTCTGTGAAAACAGATCTTCTCAATGCGGGAGCTCATTGGAAAAATGAAGCTGTCGTTGTCGACGCCGGAATCATCACCAGTCGAGGCCCCGAAGACATTCCCGCATTTTGTAAAAAGATACTAGAAGAGATGAAAGAAGGCGCACAACATCACTTGAGCTTGCGCCGCCATCAAAAAAGACCAGGTGAGAAACATCTTCAGATATAG
- a CDS encoding ribosomal large subunit pseudouridine synthase C (COG0564 Pseudouridylate synthases, 23S RNA-specific) codes for MIFEILFEDDDILAANKPAGLPSQPTLDKSRKDFYTLLKEQLIQRDGPETYLALHHRLDRDTSGIMLFAKSKRANLPIANLFKGRDIQKTYWCLINAKNLPEKWDVKNFLAPFDDKKTKRSKMHSVHSGGAPALTSFALLQKLKRGQLIEASPKTGRMHQIRVHLSEFQRGIYGDDLYHSPQVPKPPRLMLHARSLEFTHPLSGEPLKIEAPLPQDFLDFQDLLNSEKKHS; via the coding sequence ATGATTTTTGAGATCCTCTTTGAAGATGATGACATCCTAGCTGCGAACAAGCCTGCAGGCTTACCTTCGCAGCCCACTTTGGATAAAAGCCGCAAAGACTTCTATACTCTTTTAAAAGAACAACTCATTCAGCGTGATGGACCCGAGACTTACTTAGCACTCCATCATCGCTTGGATCGTGATACATCGGGAATCATGCTCTTTGCGAAATCAAAAAGAGCAAATCTCCCTATCGCAAATCTTTTTAAAGGACGAGACATTCAAAAAACTTACTGGTGCTTGATCAATGCCAAAAACCTTCCTGAAAAATGGGATGTTAAAAACTTCTTAGCACCTTTTGATGATAAAAAAACTAAGCGCTCAAAGATGCACTCGGTTCATTCTGGCGGCGCTCCTGCTCTGACAAGCTTCGCGTTGCTTCAAAAACTAAAGCGAGGGCAACTTATCGAAGCCAGCCCTAAAACAGGTCGAATGCATCAGATCCGCGTTCACCTCTCTGAATTTCAGCGAGGAATTTATGGGGATGATCTCTATCACTCTCCGCAAGTCCCTAAACCCCCAAGACTTATGTTACATGCACGCTCTTTAGAGTTTACGCATCCATTAAGCGGAGAACCCCTTAAAATTGAAGCTCCTCTCCCGCAAGACTTCTTGGACTTTCAAGATCTTTTAAACTCTGAAAAGAAACACTCTTAG
- a CDS encoding hypothetical protein (COG1538 Outer membrane protein) has translation MTKRALLFFALIWGGSSASAMSVQDYLQMVQKRNRTVRALEVSTEAADDRMESIDIDLAPYMSAEANHINDRSPLSQFATLGSSEVKTTSYSLGLGKKFSSGTEVNLFASTYEVENSGMLPAFQQFSKFGVGSLGVSLSQSLWKDFFGRATRLRTQRQTLVTEAQKGLYDLQRKQLLVDAETAYWNYVYAQENLKIGRDSLERAQRLENWSRRRVNDGIMDTADLYAAQSLVAARQLQLVSAQDDLDAAKRQIRDFLELSDSEELPAITGNLSQKRNLISMVEGDKANARIVALGAYLASLESKAKSVGAQEVEDQLKPDLVLSGAYNTNAFEQDMASATQEWTDTDRPTQKIGLKFTYAFDVGAKQATREAAKKDALVAKLQSERKMLESESAWIELNRRYTEMSRRVSLAENLSSLMTKTAKAQTDLFNKGRAITATVLTAEEDAGNAELSLIKLKSEQRKMETQGRLFIGLEGEQP, from the coding sequence ATGACTAAGAGAGCCCTTCTATTTTTTGCCCTCATATGGGGAGGGAGTTCCGCCTCTGCAATGAGTGTTCAAGACTACTTGCAAATGGTTCAGAAGCGCAATCGTACGGTGCGAGCCTTGGAAGTGAGCACAGAGGCCGCTGATGACAGAATGGAAAGCATAGATATTGATTTAGCTCCTTATATGAGCGCAGAAGCAAATCACATCAATGATCGCAGTCCTCTCAGTCAATTTGCCACGTTGGGGTCCTCGGAAGTAAAGACGACGAGCTACTCTCTCGGACTGGGGAAAAAGTTTTCTTCTGGTACTGAGGTTAATCTATTCGCATCAACTTATGAAGTAGAAAACTCGGGGATGCTTCCCGCATTTCAGCAGTTTTCAAAATTTGGCGTGGGAAGTCTAGGCGTCTCTTTAAGTCAGTCCCTGTGGAAGGATTTCTTTGGTCGCGCGACAAGATTAAGAACACAGCGCCAGACTCTCGTCACTGAAGCACAAAAGGGGCTGTATGATCTGCAACGTAAGCAATTATTAGTGGATGCTGAAACTGCTTACTGGAACTATGTTTACGCTCAAGAAAATCTAAAGATTGGCAGAGACTCGTTAGAGCGCGCGCAAAGGTTAGAAAACTGGAGTCGTCGCCGTGTGAATGATGGAATCATGGATACAGCAGACCTCTATGCCGCACAATCTTTAGTGGCCGCTAGACAATTGCAGTTAGTTTCGGCGCAAGATGATTTGGATGCCGCAAAAAGACAAATCAGAGATTTCTTAGAGTTGAGTGATTCTGAAGAACTTCCTGCAATCACAGGGAACCTTTCCCAAAAGCGCAATTTAATTTCTATGGTTGAAGGGGATAAAGCCAATGCGCGTATTGTTGCTCTTGGTGCTTATCTTGCTTCATTAGAATCTAAAGCTAAATCCGTGGGCGCTCAAGAAGTGGAAGATCAACTGAAGCCTGATTTAGTTTTATCAGGCGCTTATAACACAAATGCCTTCGAGCAAGACATGGCCTCAGCTACACAAGAGTGGACAGATACAGATCGTCCTACGCAGAAGATCGGTCTTAAGTTCACCTATGCCTTTGATGTCGGAGCAAAACAGGCAACTCGCGAGGCTGCGAAAAAAGATGCATTGGTTGCAAAGTTGCAAAGTGAAAGAAAAATGTTAGAGAGCGAGAGTGCTTGGATTGAGCTCAATAGACGGTACACAGAGATGAGTCGTCGAGTGAGTCTTGCAGAGAATCTTTCTTCTTTAATGACTAAGACAGCAAAAGCACAAACGGATTTATTTAATAAAGGCCGTGCAATCACGGCGACCGTACTAACAGCAGAGGAAGATGCTGGTAATGCGGAGTTGTCTTTAATTAAGCTTAAGAGCGAACAGCGTAAGATGGAAACTCAAGGTCGACTCTTTATCGGTCTTGAAGGAGAGCAGCCGTGA
- a CDS encoding NolG efflux transporter (COG0841 Cation/multidrug efflux pump), whose amino-acid sequence MNLAALSIKRPIFITCIVLLMLILGAFSLKKMPVDMFPDVTFPVLFVQVTYPGASPIDLEKQVSKPIEDEVGSISGLKTLTSNNLDSVAIIILEFQLGTDIKEVEQEVRNRLGNIRRDLPSEIYEPIIRRFDPADQPIVTLSVTTSLEAGAAYDLANETIKPLFERLNDVGQVDIFGGRKQEIHVLIDKNKLQDRKISMLQVSQRIVDTSKDTPIGKIENPKDEVTLRTSGEFESIEEIKEVNVNFIGSDRAVMVQDIGKVVRSLEDQKTMGRIKGQNALLMNIYKQRGANTVAVAEATKANIEKVNKLLKEKNIDGTVGLVRDTSRPIALNVYDVKESITIGIILCVIVVFFFLGSARSTFITAMALPNSLLGGFVIMYAMGFTVNLMTLLALSLAVGLLIDDAIVVRENIFRHLEMGKKPKDAAIDGTKEVAMAVVATTLVVIAVFGPISFVSGIVGQFFKQFGLTVVFTMLISLFDAFTVAPMLSAYLAHPDEHKRGNGIIDRMLGGFDRFQNWLEEIYEKALHYTLNHPKKILFGGALIFVLSLGTVAFIPKTFLPSPDNGEFMVNIEMPVGASLYATSDVTAEVEKMFESDSAVDMVMAIVGTANNESNKSSLFIRLVERKDRSMSTTDYKESLRERIKQVQSPAMITIGDIDAVSSGQKPLNVNLAGEDLEELNAYAEKLIARFKDIPGLVDVDTNFRAGKPEYQVVFDRKKSESLGVSTVTAGAELRNRTEGNEDAIYRENGIDYKIRVRFEEKFRDLRDQFASTFVPNSNFNMIPLARIATGKETLGYSQINRQNKARYIQISGNLGKGGALGNISTEIEKIIKNDIKPPAGIEFSFQGQADDFKELIANMLIAIFLGVVFIYLVLASLYESFITPFTILLALPLAMTGAFIALLVFGKTIDIFSLIGIVLLLGVVAKNSILLVDYTNQLIHNGLERNAALIKACRTRLRPILMTSLALIAGMIPIAIGLNEASAMRTSMGIAIIGGLISSTFLTLLIVPAAFGFVEDFKVWFRALLARITGYQG is encoded by the coding sequence GTGAATTTAGCCGCCCTTTCAATTAAACGTCCCATTTTTATTACTTGTATCGTTTTGTTGATGCTAATCCTTGGGGCTTTTTCGTTGAAGAAAATGCCAGTGGATATGTTTCCAGATGTGACCTTTCCTGTTCTCTTTGTGCAGGTGACTTATCCAGGGGCATCTCCTATCGATCTTGAGAAACAAGTTTCTAAACCCATTGAGGATGAAGTCGGAAGTATCTCTGGATTAAAGACTTTAACGTCTAACAATCTAGATAGCGTTGCGATTATCATTCTTGAATTTCAATTGGGTACAGATATCAAAGAAGTTGAACAAGAGGTACGCAACCGTTTAGGGAATATTCGTCGCGATCTGCCTTCTGAAATTTACGAACCTATTATTCGTCGCTTTGACCCAGCCGATCAACCTATTGTGACCTTATCAGTGACAACCTCTTTGGAGGCAGGGGCTGCTTACGACTTAGCCAATGAAACGATTAAACCTTTGTTTGAACGCTTGAATGACGTCGGTCAGGTCGACATTTTTGGGGGGCGCAAGCAAGAGATTCACGTTTTGATTGATAAGAATAAACTTCAGGATCGTAAGATTTCGATGCTGCAAGTTTCTCAGCGTATTGTGGATACTTCAAAAGACACGCCTATCGGAAAAATTGAGAATCCGAAAGATGAAGTCACTTTACGTACTAGTGGCGAGTTTGAGTCTATCGAAGAAATCAAAGAAGTGAATGTGAACTTCATCGGGTCTGATCGTGCTGTGATGGTGCAAGACATCGGTAAAGTGGTGCGTAGTCTTGAAGATCAAAAAACCATGGGGCGAATTAAGGGACAAAATGCTCTTTTAATGAACATCTACAAGCAGCGCGGTGCTAATACGGTCGCTGTTGCTGAGGCTACGAAGGCCAACATTGAAAAAGTGAATAAGCTATTAAAAGAGAAAAACATCGATGGAACTGTTGGGCTGGTGCGAGATACTTCTCGGCCGATTGCGCTCAACGTATACGACGTTAAAGAGTCGATCACTATTGGGATTATCCTTTGTGTGATCGTAGTATTTTTCTTCTTAGGCTCTGCGCGCTCTACGTTTATCACGGCTATGGCCCTTCCGAACTCTCTATTGGGAGGATTTGTAATTATGTACGCCATGGGGTTCACCGTGAATCTTATGACGTTGCTGGCTCTTTCTTTAGCGGTGGGATTGTTAATCGATGATGCCATCGTGGTGCGGGAAAATATTTTCCGACACTTAGAGATGGGCAAGAAGCCAAAAGATGCAGCTATTGACGGAACGAAAGAAGTCGCGATGGCAGTTGTTGCAACGACGCTGGTTGTGATCGCGGTCTTCGGGCCGATCTCTTTTGTTTCTGGTATTGTAGGGCAGTTCTTTAAACAGTTTGGTTTGACCGTCGTATTTACGATGCTGATTTCTCTATTTGATGCGTTCACCGTGGCGCCGATGCTTTCAGCTTATTTGGCTCATCCAGATGAACATAAGCGCGGCAATGGTATTATTGATCGAATGCTCGGAGGTTTTGATAGATTTCAGAACTGGCTTGAAGAGATCTATGAGAAAGCCTTGCACTATACATTAAATCATCCAAAGAAAATTCTTTTTGGTGGGGCTTTGATCTTTGTTCTTTCATTAGGAACTGTTGCATTCATTCCTAAGACGTTCCTGCCATCGCCAGATAATGGTGAGTTTATGGTGAATATTGAAATGCCAGTGGGCGCCTCTCTCTACGCAACCAGCGATGTAACTGCGGAAGTTGAGAAAATGTTTGAAAGTGATTCGGCTGTGGATATGGTCATGGCTATCGTCGGAACTGCAAACAATGAATCAAACAAGTCGTCACTATTTATTCGTTTGGTTGAACGTAAAGATCGCTCGATGTCGACGACAGACTATAAAGAATCTCTTCGTGAGCGCATTAAACAGGTCCAATCTCCGGCAATGATCACGATCGGGGATATCGATGCTGTTTCTTCAGGGCAAAAACCGTTAAACGTGAATCTTGCAGGAGAAGATCTAGAGGAGCTCAATGCCTACGCAGAAAAGCTGATCGCGCGTTTTAAAGATATCCCAGGCCTTGTGGATGTGGATACTAACTTTAGAGCGGGAAAGCCAGAGTATCAGGTAGTTTTTGATCGCAAAAAATCTGAGAGCTTGGGTGTGTCGACGGTGACAGCAGGAGCTGAACTTCGTAATCGTACAGAAGGAAATGAAGATGCCATCTATCGTGAAAACGGTATTGATTATAAAATCCGTGTGCGCTTTGAAGAAAAGTTCCGCGACTTAAGAGATCAATTTGCATCTACTTTTGTGCCGAACTCTAATTTTAATATGATCCCCTTAGCAAGAATCGCAACGGGTAAAGAGACTTTAGGGTATTCGCAGATCAATCGCCAGAATAAAGCTCGATATATTCAAATCTCAGGAAACTTAGGTAAAGGTGGAGCGCTAGGAAATATCTCTACGGAGATTGAGAAGATTATTAAGAACGATATCAAGCCTCCTGCAGGGATTGAGTTTTCTTTCCAAGGGCAAGCTGATGACTTTAAAGAGTTGATCGCTAATATGTTGATCGCGATTTTCTTAGGGGTTGTATTTATCTATTTAGTTCTTGCAAGTCTTTACGAGAGCTTTATCACTCCTTTTACAATTCTCTTGGCACTGCCTCTTGCAATGACGGGCGCCTTCATTGCACTTTTAGTTTTTGGAAAAACGATTGATATTTTCTCGTTGATTGGGATCGTACTATTGTTAGGGGTTGTGGCGAAGAACTCTATTTTGTTAGTGGATTATACGAACCAGTTGATTCATAACGGATTAGAAAGAAACGCGGCACTCATTAAAGCTTGTCGTACAAGGCTTCGCCCAATTCTGATGACATCTTTGGCGTTGATCGCGGGGATGATTCCGATCGCTATTGGGCTTAACGAAGCCTCCGCGATGAGAACATCCATGGGTATTGCGATCATCGGTGGTCTAATCAGCTCAACGTTCCTGACTCTTTTAATTGTGCCTGCGGCTTTTGGATTCGTGGAGGACTTTAAAGTGTGGTTCCGTGCGCTTCTAGCGCGAATCACCGGCTATCAAGGTTGA